The genomic window GGAGGAACTATGAAATTTTATAGGAAATTGATATTTGCAGTTATCAatttccacacacacataaaaatgtgtgtgtgtgtgtgtgtgtgtgtagggcagaAATCAACACCATGCCCATTTTTTAAGTGGGTGCAGGGAATCCAGACTCAGTTTCTCATATTTGTGTGGCACGAAGTCCGCTGTCTGAGCCATTTCCCTATTTCTAGAGAAAGTTCTTTTTGTCCTATGAGAATATCCAGGTCAGTACAAGGCACATCTTAGCATATTGcaatactctttttttaaatgttctttcctATAACCATATCAATATCTTATAAAATGCACCCTATCAGAACAATATCAGGAATTCAGAATATAGCATTCTATTTGGCTGGAGATGTATACTATTTCCATATACTTTGAATTACTAAAAATGAATTATGGGTTCCAGTTCCACTATCTTGTTATATGCCTCAGTTATTCCATATTTGACGCACCTTTTCTGCACCGAGAAACCAAATTCTCCAAGTGGAAACAAATTAATAGAATTGTGAAGATCATGTTGCTTTGTAGTCTCAAAGTATTTCCTTTaccttagaaagagcaattctattCAGTTTTATCTAAATAGATGAATTTAGTCTGGTACAAGTGATCTGACAGGGGAAATGGAGAGGGGGGTGTGGGCAGTGGGTTTTATAATTAGAGAAGTCCAGGGAAATGAATGCAGAAGATGAGGAGGTAAAAGAACAGTAAGGGTGCCTGAAAGGGCATAAGGAGTCTATTAATTCACTTTTATCTAAATAGAGGAATTTAATGAGTGCCAGACCATAGGCAACCACTCACCTCCACGCTGTACCTCAGCATAAAAGCCAGAATTGATGGCTCAATGAGTcacatctttctgtctctctctgcctccctgtctctctctgtccccatctctctgtctctgtctgtctgtctgtctgtctgtgcatctgtctgtctgctgtctgtctccaCACACACCCTTTCTCCCTGCTCAGGTCCGAaggctgtttccacagctcagcTCTTTCCACCTCGTATATCAATCTTTCTTTTCTGGAGGTTTAGTGTGCATCTGTTCATCTAGGAAGCTTACATGAAAACTGACATGCTTAGAGAGCACTCAAACTTGGTAACGTTAGAAAAGAATTGCATTTCGGGAAACTAAACCGTCTCTCCCCGAGAGTTAGGGTTAGGAGAACCCCCTCAGGGAGGTCTTTTACATTGACACAGGGCTCAGTCTCTCATGTTTTCCAAGCTTTATTTTGATTGCACAAGTTGAGTTCTGCAGAAGGACATTACTGCAGTTCCGGATCAACTTCATTAGGAGGGAAAGcaagatgtgtttataaaaaacacaaataaataaaagcttagaaatgtaatttaaatggGAGCTTtaaatacactttttaaaaattccacaaaCTATTGTGCTAGTGTTGAACCTCAAGCTGTTTCTAGGGGGGAAACACATTAAAGAGGGATTCTTTCACAGACAACCCCTGCGTAGACTTTGGAAGACGCCTTTGAAAGGCGTTAAATGTGCCTTCCTGACAGAAACAAGGAAGCCCGGGATAGCAGCTGTTTCTGCAAGAAAGATGGCTTCTTATGCATTCCTGACACCTTTGTACAATGGAAGAACGAAATATTGAGATATATAAGACAAACTGAAGcacaggattttttttataaaagtttttatttttttgttatttgtaaaagcacatgaataaataaatgtgtctACTTGAAGACATGAGAAAGCATGACGAAGAGATTGCTAAGCAAGGCACTGTGCCTTACAAGGAAGACATAACATGTCCAAGGGATACTCACAACATTACATTGAAAATTCAGTACCAGGAATGTTGTACACATGGTTTAGAAATACTAAACCCTAAATAACAGCTGTTCTGCTCTTCTCAGTGCTCACAAAAGatgatgtgaacacacacactccttccatgaaagccatcagaCTGCATCTGTTTGTCCCCCCACCCCTAATGCCCAATCTCACCATCTCCCcagaaactaataaataaatagatttaaaaatgcATCACCTTCCAAACTACACAAGTAAAATAACTTTAATTGAACGCACTGAACATTATTGAAATAAACTTTAACATATTAAAATGACCTTTTAAGATATTACAGTGAATTAGCAAACACGTATCTTTAAATATCATAATAAACATAAGGACCTCTGTgcattagaaataaataaataaatacatagataaataaatagataaactcTCAGACAGCGAGGCACATCAGGTGCGATCCAGGCTTCCCCAGatgctgtttcttttctctttggttcTTCCTGTTGAGGTACAGCAGCCCACAGTCCTTCTTCCCAGGTCAGTTAGCCTTGCCTCTGCGATAAGAAAAGGTTGCTGTTAGTGGGTGTTTTAAAGGCTGATTGCAGAGTCCTCTTCTTTTGACCTCATCCTGGATTTTGTTTCATTCTCCAAAcaaagccatctccagcccccatcaGGGACGGGTTACCTAAGCCGTGGCTGTGCTTTCTAGCAATAAACCCTTTGAGTGCTTTAAAACTAAAGTAGTAGAGCTGGGTTTACAATTATACCAACTTCAAACTTTCCAAATGATACTAAGAATAAAAATGTTAAGGCGCGGTTATAAGCAAGAACAGTACCTGCTGCTGTTTCACTTAACTCAGGATAAGCAGAGTCTACACCTGAATTTCAAGTGGTCTCACTGCAAACCCCAGCTCTTCATTGGGAAGCCTTAAAGGCTCACCCTGACCCAAACCAGGAGTTAGACTTTACAGCTCGCAGACAGGGAAAGGGCAGGGGTAAAGAGTTGAATCTTAATAGATAGCAGGCTTTACAACAGCAATGGTCAGTACTATTTAATTCTTGGGGACACATAGCGACCATCCATTAGAGTGTGTAGATGAAAGAAACAGGTcaagtccttccttcttctatcAGTTCAAACTGATAATCACAAGACAAagttaacaatgaaaataataatccAGGTTCCTGAACTGGAGTTATCCTTGATTTTTCCCTACTATAATTTTCAGAAATCGGATGCCAGGACTCTGACCAACACAAATCACGACTCACTTGTTCAGTATCTTTTGGACGATCCTCTGAACCAAGGGGGCTTGAGGGTTGAGACAAACTTCCTGACCATCCTTGAGAGTGGCTCTGCAGAGAGATGCAGGGATCATTAGAAGGTGCGAAGTTTCATTGGGGTGAGCATGGGGCTGCAGGAGGGTCTGTGGCAAAGGCTACCCAGGGAGACACTCACATGACTTCTGTCTGGGTGCAGTGGGGTCCTGGGGGTGTCACCTTCAAACTCTGGATGTTCTTGAAGTCAATCCTTGATAGAGTCTTCAGGCATTGACAGCGCAGCTCACTAACCACGACAGCCCCTGTAAGAGAAGACAGTGGGTTCAGAGGGGCTGTGGATGGCTGCGTCCACCTGAGGCTTCCTCACAAACATCAGCCTCGGATCTCACCTGTAGTCTGGTGGCCTgtggccagcagcagcagcaggaccagCACAGCAGTGAGCAGGCGGCAGGTGGGAGGGGCCATGGCGCTGGGCTGGAGTGTGGTTCAGAGTCTGGAGCGCAGTAGGGAGCTTGCTGGAGGCACCAAGGCACA from Apodemus sylvaticus chromosome 11, mApoSyl1.1, whole genome shotgun sequence includes these protein-coding regions:
- the LOC127696412 gene encoding C-X-C motif chemokine 2; translation: MAPPTCRLLTAVLVLLLLLATGHQTTGAVVVSELRCQCLKTLSRIDFKNIQSLKVTPPGPHCTQTEVIATLKDGQEVCLNPQAPLVQRIVQKILNKGKAN